The following are encoded in a window of Capricornis sumatraensis isolate serow.1 chromosome 7, serow.2, whole genome shotgun sequence genomic DNA:
- the LOC138082243 gene encoding cleavage and polyadenylation specificity factor subunit 5, whose amino-acid sequence MSVVPPNRSQTGWPRGVTQFGNKYIQQTKPLTLERTINLYPLTNYTFGTKEPLYEKDSSVAARFQRMREEFDKIGMRRTVEGVLIVHEHRLPHVLLLQLGTTFFKLPGGELNPGEDEVEGLKRLMTEILGRQDGVLQDWVIDDCIGNWWRPNFEPPQYPYIPAHITKPKEHKKLFLVQLQEKALFAVPKNYKLVAAPLFELYDNAPGYGPIISSLPQLLSRFNFIYN is encoded by the coding sequence ATGTCTGTGGTGCCGCCCAATCGGTCGCAGACCGGCTGGCCCCGGGGAGTCACCCAGTTCGGCAACAAGTACATTCAGCAGACCAAGCCCCTCACCCTGGAGCGCACCATCAACCTGTACCCTCTTACCAATTACACTTTTGGTACAAAAGAGCCTCTCTATGAGAAGGACAGCTCTGTTGCAGCCAGATTTCAGCGCATGAGGGAGGAATTTGATAAAATTGGCATGAGGAGGACTGTAGAAGGTGTTTTGATTGTCCATGAGCACCGGCTACCCCATGTGTTACTGCTACAGCTGGGAACAACGTTCTTCAAATTACCTGGTGGTGAGCTTAATCCAGGAGAAGATGAAGTTGAAGGACTAAAACGCTTAATGACAGAGATACTGGGTCGTCAAGATGGAGTCCTGCAAGACTGGGTCATCGATGACTGCATTGGCAACTGGTGGAGACCAAATTTTGAGCCTCCTCAGTATCCATATATTCCTGCACATATTACAAAACCTAAGGAACATAAGAAGTTGTTTCTGGTTCAGCTTCAAGAGAAAGCCTTGTTTGCAGTCCCTAAAAATTACAAGCTGGTGGCTGCACCGCTGTTTGAACTATACGACAATGCCCCTGGATATGGACCCATCATTTCTAGTCTCCCCCAGCTTTTGAGCAGGTTCAATTTTATATACAACTGA